The Dioscorea cayenensis subsp. rotundata cultivar TDr96_F1 chromosome 8, TDr96_F1_v2_PseudoChromosome.rev07_lg8_w22 25.fasta, whole genome shotgun sequence genome segment tataatttatttaaaacacGCAAACATACCTACTTCTGTACTGGAATAGCGTACCGTACTATCTAAAGATTTTTCTGTGGTGTACTTACTCTAATTAGAGAGGTTGTGTTCACCCTTAAATATTGGATAGTTATGCATGATAGTAAGATGAAAGTAATGACTATCTGATAGGCATCAACGGTAGCATTTTGATCTAAGGGTTTTCTATGCAAGTTTCAGGCTGGTTGCTTCTAAATTTATCATAGTGATTGAAACATAAATGTGTTTGTAACAAGTGATATTCTTTTAGAGCTTTCAACTCTAGTGTCTTTTGATTACCAACTTTTAGTTTGATTATGTCTATAGGTTCTTCTTTAAACTTATCTTTTGTGCATACTTCTCGATTCTGATATTTTGGAAGCCGTtgcatttgtttatattgttttctGATATTAACTATTGTTTTGTCAAATATATTAGTTATTATTCATTGAATTTGGATGTTCCTTATGAAGCTAGAGTCATTTGtccttttgttttatataataaagtcTATAATGTGCCTAGTCTTGGATTTGCTTTTTGAGTTTTCATCAACATTAATAAATGAATGTTCCTGTGCTTGTGTGTACCCAAAAACTtggttataaaatatttttgagtttCCAAAGTTATATTGTTGTCCCCTGTACTATTGTACTCTTGCTtatctatataatttttttaactatcagtattctcttttgttttctccTACTGAAGGACTTATCGATTTAATGTTTTAGCATCGATGGACCTTGCAAATCTCTAACATGTGAGATCTTTTTTTTATCGTTTCATATTTCCTGTCTGCAGATATTTGAAATCAAAAGTGTTATTgaatcttatttttaatcacttatcattttattcttttaattaaatagcATTTGCTTTAGTAATCTTTATCAGCTTTGTTTAGTCAACTTTGGTCTATTCGCAAACTCTAGTTTTTATggattggtttatttttttactctaGATCATATTCGCGGCCATTTATAATACGCGAGGCCCTTAGATACAATGGATCATGAACAACTTCTACTAAAATCTGGCAATTTTTTTCTAGTTATATGTCTCGGGAATTATTCCTTACTCATTGTTTTTTCGGTCTCTGAACTCACACAAAATTTATATGTAGATTTCGATGAATGAAAAGTGTTCAGTAGCATGGAATGAAATTACAGCCCTTTGTGCACAGAACTCGTCATATCAGCATCTAAATTTTCCCATGCAGATAATTTTTCCAAAGTTGCCAATTATCTTTTGCCTCATTATTGTGAAATTATCTGTCTAATGCTGCCATTGAACATCTTTCTTACACAATGTTGATGAAATTATGGATTGCAATTCTCTAAAGACATGTATCAAGCACATGAATGGATGCATATTTTGTGGTTGTACCTGCTCGATAATGATGATGTCTTGATTTAGTTGAGTTGTCTGTGCATGTTTGTCAGATAGATTCAAATACAAGCAAACAACCATTTATAGATTTCTTGTCACAAAGTGTATTTGTACTAATTGTCTTAATTGTATAGATGCAGGAATTCAGGACAGATGAACAACTGTCGAATTCAGAACCATCTCCTCGTCGGGGCATcttaaaaatcatattattatttttattatgatgattttcGTTCTCATTGGTACTGCTATTGAGCAATCAACCTCTTTATTTAAATTCTGTATCAATTATCTTGTATCGCGATCATTATTAGTGTGTTGAATGATTTATCATCATAATACTGTTTGAGGGGCAGCTTTGTTGttataatatcaaaaagcaGAAAAAGGTTTGATAGAACCCAAACTGATGAATGGAGAGAGCAATGCATGGGACAGAAAGTATAAAATGAAAGGCTGAGTATTATTAAGATGTTCAGTTTGCCAGTTCTGACTGATAGAAATTGAATGTCTCTCTCTTCGTAAGTTTGAAGGGTGGTTTGACAGATGTGttttttgttgatgatatttcagtccattttattattgtattatcTGTGTGTATATGTAGTTTCTCTTATGAAATACCCATTTAGTCATCCGAACCACATTGTCTAATTTTCTGTTTTGATGTGAAATAACAGGAGTTCCTTTTTATGCCActataaaaattagatttttaaatatgcaCATTACATTGATTcaccaaatattttaaatggttaaaattttataagttaTTTATACAATATCTAATATTATAAACGGTGGAAACAACCTtttagaaaaaccaaaaaagcaAATCATCTCTTGATGTTAATTTATatgcaaaaatttacattaGATTACGTTTAACATTGCTACCAACGCGACATTTATATTAGAtcatacataaaaatttaagaataaaaaaaaaaattagtaaatcaTTTTCCATTAATTTATTAGACAGATTTGTTCATTTTGGTATATGCCCCATCTAAGCAAACATATTAAGTACACTACTGTCTAGATAACAAGTTCAGTATTCCTCTACATTTGGATGTTAATCTCCACATATATCCAAGTTTAATAAAAAGTATATTCCCCTACAACACTTTTTATCATAACCCTTGCCCATTTGAATTAACTTAGCGGATTCATGCAAAccaaaagatacaaaattaaatttcattgagCACAATTAGGAGTTATTGAATCAACATATACATGAACATTGAGCTATCCCTAACTCAAGTACAGAGCTCCAAATAAAGGTGCATACTACCCTGTGCATGCAAACAATTCAAATATTTCAGCTTATGATCAACAACAGAGGATGCGAAATTGCAGCAAGAGGGATGTAGATAGCACTTGTGTGTTGGGTCACAAACCTGATTATGGATTTTTCTACGGCGGCCAAAAACTATCCAATTGTTCATTTCTTTATAATATCTAATAATCCTGCAAATACTGTTAAAGAATAGAACACCATCAGAACAAGAATTGAACTCATCAGTTacaaaattccaaaacaagatGGAATTAAAAACAGtaccaaaacaaaattttagaacCAAAACTAAGTACAAGGTTTGATGAGACAAGACTTTGTTTCCAATTGTGCAATGCTGCGTTCATTATGATACAAGGCTTGCATATATGTAAAGTCACGAACTAATGATGCAAAGATGTTCTTTGCAAGAGGTCAAATAGATAGAAGTTCCTTTGACTGTTGTACAATAAGAGCAAAAGATTAGGGCAATCAAATATTTCATTACTGCTATAAACTTAAAGAGAACTAAAGCATAGTCAAAAGAGTTTTATGAAAAAAGCAGTTATGAATATTCCTTGGACTATAGTACGGAAAGTGAAAAAAGTTTGATGAACAAGTGAAAACGGCTTTCAAAGTCTAAAAAGGAAAACTGGGAATCAATGACATTAATCGACAACCATACAAGAACTAGGACAAACAAAAGAGCAGATGAAACTCATGATCATAATCACCCAAGACATCAAGAATCAATCTCATTGATACCAGATCCCTGCAACTATGTTTAGGATAAAAAAACACTCAAATGGTCCAAcctagaatatataaaaaaaactcaagtttaattaaaatccttTAAATTTTGCCTTCAAATATCTATACGAATGCAGAATATTTCCTCTCATCCGACAAGTTTAAACAAGCAGAAATTGTGAGCAACAACATGTTCTTCTCTATATGCGTCATATGGGAAGTACGAGTTCTTGTCAAGCTCAAATTCAATCATAAAACAATAACACAGCATATATAGTTCTtcaaaagattaattttttccTCCCAAGAAACCCATCAGGACAAATTTGTGTTCACTAGattggtgtatatatatatatccaaaatatatatatatatatatatatatatatatatatatttcagccAAAGACACAACAGGAAGCAAGGTATCTAGTCATCAAAATGTATCTTTCTGTTTTCTGAAAAACCCACCAAGAACAATCTGTTGTCTATATCCAAAATGCATATTTCAGCCAACAagcacaagaacaagaaagtaACCATTTTTCCTCCTCCTTCATCCACTTCAATTGCTAGTCCTCGAGCATGGATCagtttaagaaaatttttttttgagcaATTTAAAGCAAGGATCAATGCAGAATAACTAACATACCAGATCAAAACGAGTTCATCTCGAGACAGTATGTCCTCCGCCTCACCAACAAGCCAGCTGCAGTCCTGTAAGGCTCATCAAACGCACTAGAAACCCAAGAATATCCATCGAATCCACCAACCATCTCACCAGGCggctgttgttgttgctgctgctccGCAGCGCTCGGCCGGATGGCCACCAGTGTCGCTCCCGTTAAGACAACCCCACCAGGGAGATCCAAATGAGGGGCATACCACAACCTCATGTTGAGCGCCGGCACCAGCGTGCGCTGCGATGAACCGGAAGGCATCACCGGACGCAAGCGCAGGTCCTGGAGTTGCTCCCTGTCCATCGTCAGCATCCCCTGGCCATCAGCATCAGTCAAAACGAGACTCTCCAGCGTCTCATGATCCGATATGATCGGCTGCAATAGATAGTGCCGGGCTGAGGCGGCGATGAGGGAGCTGATCGTCCAGACAACCCGGAGCTTCAGGGCGCCATTGTTGTAGAACGACTCCGGGATGCTGCCGCCCTCATCAGAGGTGGTTGAAACGGGGgtggaattagggttagggttcttATCGGAGATGGAGGAGGCGCCGAGGATGACGCAGGAGTCGAGGGTGGAGCTGAACGCGGCGTTCCACTTGAGTAGAACGCCATCCTCGATGCCAAGCTCGCCGGAGGGAAGCTCGATCTTAAGCCGTCGGATCTCCTTGAAATTCTTAAGAACCTCGGCCGGGGAGTGATGCAAGACCTCGGAGGACGACGAATGGCGAGCctgataagaagaagaagaagaagaagaagacgaagacgaagaagaagaggaggaggattgGGGGCCGAGAATGTGGCCAAGAGCGTGGAGAGGCTTGACAAGGCCGGAGAGGACGAGGCGGGCAAGGTGGGAGAAGACGCCACGGGGCTTGTCGGTGGCTCCGGAGAGGTCATCAGAGATCACGCAGTCGACGCGGACGACGACGGAGTCTACCTGAGGGACGAGAGCGTGGAAGCGGCGGGAGACGACGCTGCAGCGGCCGAGAGCCTTCACGTCGCCGATCCGGTTGAGGACGATGAGGAGCACAGGGTCCGGCAGGCGGTCGAAGTGGTCGAGGGCCTCCGGCGAGTCCGGTGAGGTGGAGGCGCCCAGATCCGCCATTGAAGAGGAAACCCTAGTTCTCTGAAGCCAGATCTCGAGAGGAGACCTTTCGCTGTGCTTTTTTAGCTCTCATGAAACGCAacattattcttttaattaattaattaattaattaatattattatatattaataatgtgGAAATTGTAACAAATCGACATGAATGCATTTGGCTCCTTTTTCTTGTGTATGACTTTAtgtgatttattaattattgtccttttttttatttttaaaaaattagaaaatatatcttaaatttaAGATGGTTGGGCGTTTGGTtgaatgtagttgaaaatgcagtggatttgtatttacaaatccttggatttgataattcaggagagtcaaatccagtgtttggttagatgtatttATAATACTGGATCACAgaatattgtgtttggttgaagggatttgtaaatttggatttagAAAACATGTGTCTGatttgatataataattaatatatacattataaaatatacatttaattttaagtaaatatgaatttaaatttaaaatattattagtaattaatataattaatataaacttaatttattataataaaatataatatattaattatttattaaaaataagtaatataatataataaatcaattatatactatattactaatattaattacactataattatattttatttaatatttttataaaatataattatagtgtaattaatatcatgagtaattaagataattaatatatatttaatattttataaaatataatcagtataattaatatcatgagtaattaatataattaatatatacttaatttattataataaatataatttattaataatttattaaattaattaatataatataatatatcaattatatattatattactaatattaattacactgtaattatattatatttcatattttataaaatataattatagtgtaattaatattatgagtaattaaaataattaatatatacttaatttgttataataaatataatttattaataatttattaaaatagttaatataatataatataatataatatatcaattatatattatattactaatattaattacactataattatattttatataatattaaataatataattatagtgtaattaatattatgagtaattaatataataaatatgaattcaaattttaaatattataagtaattaatataattaatatatacttgcATGTGAGGGATTCATTGGATGGGATTTTGGAATTCGGCCAAAATGACCGAATTCCATAATCCCATGATTTTTGGATTtggaaatacaaaataaattcaaatcctttgaaacaaacaaaggatttctcaaatccaaggATTTTCAAATCCTTTGACTTTCAAATCCACTCAAACAAACACCCCCTAAGTGGTTTCTTGATCATCATAATATAAAGTATGTAATTATATCTGTTTTGTTTGggttttgtgtgtgtatacatgtaTTTACTTGGCCAAACTCTTGGAACTATGGATATGTATttgaacttatatttttttaccattGTTTCTTATTTGTAAATGTGGAGATTCCAATCATGGTTTGATGGTTGCAATACTATTTATTTGAGTTATTTCTTGCTATTGTtcaaatatcataaatatttatatactaattatttaggttttaaatctttaaataaattgtaaaagtGGAGCTTGAAACCATGGTGATATCCAACATTTCATATAATTGAAcatactatttttatttgcaatttTAGCAAATAGTGGATATCATTGAGTGGGTAATATGTGAATTGGAGTTAATTCACTTGTGATCTAAGCGGATAGTTGATATTTCTAAGTGTGTAGCCTGAGAATTAGAGGGAATACACTTGTAATCAGAGTATCTTGTAATTAGAGGAACATGCACTTGTAATTGAAGTTGGTAGTGGATGTCCTTGACTTTTCTTAAAATTTGAAATGGAAGAGCATGATTTAAAGAAGTAGACTTAGAAGGGGCATGGGCCAATTAACTAGGGCCATCAAGCCCGACCCAACCGATCCGGATCGCCCAAAGGCCGACCCATAACTAGCCCGGTCAATAGTTCCGGCCTACCGGCTTGGTTGACCAGGACTATTTTTATAGATAATTTTCATGTCTATTTTCTTAAattagccgatgtgggactaaatttAAATAGTGTAAAGCTTGTTTATTGTCTATATagtttagtaaaaaaatactattaataaaaaaatttgttggtgGATTGAATAGAGTATTAGGGTCCGTTTAGTGGACATGATAAGACGATAGGATATGATAGATAATCATGTCATGCTGTTGTTCTTTGTTTAGTGTGCCAATATgatatgatagtcttatccTATTGGCCGACTTTATCATGTGGGAGACATGATAATGAATCATATGGGAGGAGTCAGGATAGAAACAAACAtaggatatgataaaataaataaatttacctTTTTCCCCAGTTATTTGGTTTGTCTCCCTTATCTAAGgtttcattgtatttttttttatcttttaaacgCAATGCTTGGGACAAGAAGCTTGTAAACAACTAGATAGAacactaatttcactattttaagattttattcaTTTAGAGTGGTTAAAAGGTTTTTCCACCAATCTTTGTGCTTGTGcagattatttttcatctaaatatatttttttaatcatgtcttaTTTATAGTTTCTCTagtgtgatgattttttttttcaaattgattttgatgtgatctatttattttccattaatgagTTTATTGCTCTAGCTTTATATCATATTGATGACTTTATGAATGATTTTCTCCAATGAATTAGGTATTGActataatttttgaaagttAGTGAtgcaatctatatatttgtggacattatttataagttatttattttttaaaaatttaaaatatactgataagtaaatcattaaagaataaattcaaaaaaatatattttaaaaaatatatataagtaattttgtttatttacatgcCATTCATATCATGTCATTATCCGGTccacttcaaaaataaaataggataacaaaatgtTATTTAATGGTTTATTCGGTGCGCATCAAAGTATGTAAGCTTATCATAACCATATCCTTTCCTATTCCTATTCAGTCCTCATATCATATCCTGTCCACCAAACTGACCCTTAATGTCAATGGTGTCTTGCAATCTCTTATTAActagaatgtttatttttttttctcaaaacacaaatataaatttcttcttttcaaaacacagatataatgtttaaaatttaaaaatatttaagataattttaaataaattgtattaataaaaaaaaatttaatttattaatctattttattaaactattgctaatttttttttaaaaaaaaacaatataatttttttaaattcaaaaatatttaagatattttcatataaatttccataattaaaaactttcatagttatcaattcatttttttaaatacttattatagagtatttttaattatattttcaaaacagGATATTAGTTGACAAAAGCTTAAACGtaaattttttaagaattatttgattaaaatggaTCATTAGACATCAGGAATTGAAgagattttattaaatgaaaaatttactttttataaaaaatattaaaatatagtaataataaatctacaaattaataatacataatGGTTCTTTTTTTTGAATGAGCCAGTTGTTACTTTATCTTATAGTGAATGTATTTATCCTAAGTTAGATTTTTTTCGTTAAATTTTGTTAAggctaaaatttaaaatgattacaaatttgtaattaaaagaatttttttttgtaaattacggtaaaactttattattaatttaacaaaaattaagttaattatttactAATTATGATCTCAAATAATATTACGATTTCACGTCCATAACTATTTACAAATACACAATAGTTTTAAAGATTccattaaaaaacacaaaaattattgtaaaaaggattatggttttaaattaatgatatatttatacTACTACAcattattgaaattaaattatgttgttttatataacaataattttcgATATGAATAATTTGGTATAaatatttcattcattttaaataatattaataatgtagatgaataatatttataaaaaaataatgtattgtaaaagtaaaagataataatatttggTAGGCTAACCCAGCACCAATTATTTGTAGTTCAATTGGTAGGACTTCCTCAATCTTGTTTCCGAGCCAAGCCGACCTAAAATTTGGCCCATGCCCTCCTCTAGGTAGACTTAGGTTTGGCTAGGCTGTTTCCGGGTCGGTCCAACCCAAATTTCGGCTCGTGCTCCCCTCTAAGTAGGCTTAAGAGGGTAGTGGATACTTCATACTTCCAAACGGGTACAACTCATGCTTTCTCTTAAAAATCTTAATGACCAAGTTATTCTATGTCAATTCccacttctctttttctttccaacttaaataaaaatttagggTCTGTTTGATATGCACGATTTCAAGGGACAGCACAAGACAACTTCAGTTGTTATGCGTTTGATTTACAAATGGGCCGGGAGTACAACACAAATTACCCAATCGGTAAAGcacaactttttaatttttttgtaccaCCAAAACCACGGTACAAAAATTTCAGCGAAGTACTGGACAACTTAATGACAAAATTGTCcctgtttaaaatttaaaattacacaTTAAAAAgtgataacatgatttatttattttattttatttatttatttatttatctatttaaaattttatttatttatttatctatcaatttatttgttttttaggattaaaatattaatgaaagtttgtttgtggtggattaaatatttttaaaattatgttgattttttaatttattgccaTGCTTTTGGCCGTCATAAAATTTgttaagatttttataaaatattattgtatatttttttattataaaacaaatgtaGAATAGTAAAAAGGTATTATTGTAAGTTACTATTTTGTGTTCTGTACTTATGCAAATCAAATGTTaaccaacacaaaaaaaatttgtactgtttgattaaaatcaaacatagaATAGTACACGCACTTGTGCTGTACTTTAACTGCTTGTACTATACTGTACTGCTTGTGTTGTTCTCCTTAACGAATCAAACGGACCCTTAGTCAAGATTCAAAGGCAAGTTTTATGGAAGGATTGTTAGGCCAATTATGATGAACAAGCTAAAAAATTAGGTGATTAAGAACGTACTCAAAGTATAGGCATGCTTGaggtaaaaatattaaaatggatGTCACACATGACTAAGAGAGACTAATTAAAGAATAAACTTATTCTTGACTGGGAGTGACACCTACTAGTAACATGTTAATAGAAAATCGGTTAAAATGGTATAGCCATGTCTTTAGGCAACTGGTAGATGCCCTCATAAGATAGGCAGAGGATCATAGAATAGCAAAAAGTAGATCTAAAAGTATTTAGTAAAAACTTACGAAATAATATACCTAAGTTAAATTTATTGCGCTTTTATCTATTCTACTCGGCATATAGTTATATGTGTTCCTATCTCCACACCTAATGGATGTTTTCTTGGGacaattactgtttacccctcgtgaatttcaaaaattcccaAACAGCTCTCCAATTTTGGcaaaccccggacaacccttctgTTATTGTTCAACTTCCCTTATatcccctaccgttcacttgaaatgcgaccatgttatgaaattttatttttgcccttgaaaatggcgGGAAAAAAAGCcactcacatcatgtccaacctttatacatacaattttgcatttttttgttgccttttgtcaaacaaagtttaaaaggctcatcacatcttcttcttctttttcttattctcctcatttggtttgttatatttgaattctGCCGGTTTTTTGATACTGTGAGAATTTCTTTGATTCGAGGGCTattgttcacggcgctgacttcttgggaattggtgttagcttagctgagatatgtgagcgattgggtcttgatgttccccgtgtcagggtgaagtttatcacacccgatggatataaaacggtttgtccaatagaaaatgaggttgacttccagcggatgtgccattgtcgaatcctactgaaaacaagtttttctcattgtaagattcttctcttttatgtttatctagttgtataagttgattACCGTTTAATGTCgcctgtctctgtttaaatacattatttttatatttaacaattgtcttcttcgtttaatttatttgtcagtatttaactatttgcatTATCGTTTAACATTGTAatgtatcatttaaacattttatgtctctgcttaaaatatttatcttttccgtttaaactgaagtgttgccAGGTGGCCAATGTCAAATTTATTGtatcccgtgcacaagaattaatggcggtattaaattttctaaaatttaacatatatatcaGAAGACCCCTTTCTCTTTCTGGTTAATGAGAAAAGCTCGGTCCCccgtgtgtttttcttttttttttttctcggatctgaagcgtcaaccggcttacgcacttcacaccataaatgagaaggaagaccacttcccctggacaccccctcctcctcgtcctctgcttcttctctgattagtttcatcttcatgtgtccaggatattcGTTTAAAAGATGTGTCATGATCATCTTCTTCTAGAGAatcaatcacgcaacaagttaaactttcttttcctaTTCAAGTTAGAAAGCCCACCTACTtgcctgaatgcggaggatgacggacaagcaattaagcgggcattttgaCTTGATCAGGACAAGGAAGTTTTCAcgcattgcttgattgcggaggattctccggagAGGGTGACCATGGCACATACTTTAAAAcgaaattgatatttatcacttgagaattgttctcatcgtttaaaaaattttccttaGTGTGCAAAAATTATTGTCTATGTTTAACTCATAGGATTTTCACTTCATTCAGACCAcaagttaaaatatttattcttaACCAGGTTGAAATGCCCGCGTAATTACCTTAATGCGTAGATTCTCCAGCAGAGGAGGACGGGCGTTTCGACTTggttaagaaaagaaagtttaactatcttttcacttattgcttgattgcagaggattctccagaggaggatgacCATGACAAATCGATTATATTTAAACTGTTTAACTGTCTTTTTTAACTgtttgtgttctacgttgtacaggttcaagttgatgcgcatgttatgcaaccaccATGAGCATTCGAAGgttgagatacttgttgaggaaagccgaaatcttaatagacgaactaGGATCGACTTGCAAGTGTCCGATGTCTTTGAagacattgtaaatgttgtggatgttgtaaatgttgtaaatattttatttgaaatgaaacaaacgtatttgagtgtgaacttttgatatttaatcagagcccattgtaaatgtttaaatattttaaatgaaacaaacttatttgagtgttaacttttgatatttaaacatttttagaaacaaaaaacggcattgtaaacaaaaaaatgttaaacaaaattggcttactatttaaacagtgacaacggtgtttaaacaaaaaataaatatgtttaaacagtgacaacggtttaaacaaaaaaataaatatgtttaaacgatatacaaattatttaaacagtgaactgatagtttaaagaatatatataattgtttaaacgtaaaaaggttgacatttaaacagagacccatgagGTACCCAAGAGGATTGATGGAATGGCTGTAACACgatgttttggaaaaatatccatcttcaACATGATGTCGCAgaaaacatttaatttaaacaatcacatatattttaaaacagttaaatcaaaatatttaaacggtttacatattggtttaaatgatataatgtcagtaacaacattcaatttaaacggTGAACAAGcaagctgctcaagtgttctcttcaTGGAGGCTCTGTCAGTGAACACAATGTCAATAacagc includes the following:
- the LOC120267502 gene encoding F-box protein At5g46170-like — its product is MADLGASTSPDSPEALDHFDRLPDPVLLIVLNRIGDVKALGRCSVVSRRFHALVPQVDSVVVRVDCVISDDLSGATDKPRGVFSHLARLVLSGLVKPLHALGHILGPQSSSSSSSSSSSSSSSSSYQARHSSSSEVLHHSPAEVLKNFKEIRRLKIELPSGELGIEDGVLLKWNAAFSSTLDSCVILGASSISDKNPNPNSTPVSTTSDEGGSIPESFYNNGALKLRVVWTISSLIAASARHYLLQPIISDHETLESLVLTDADGQGMLTMDREQLQDLRLRPVMPSGSSQRTLVPALNMRLWYAPHLDLPGGVVLTGATLVAIRPSAAEQQQQQQPPGEMVGGFDGYSWVSSAFDEPYRTAAGLLVRRRTYCLEMNSF